TTTATGTTAAGACAACCGTTTGTGTTAAACCCTAAGCCAGCCACGGACCGATCTCGTTTGTTTGTCGAAGGGAATATTTAATGATGATGTTGCTGTTTATATGATTGCTCAATCGCTTTAACTCGCGACGCGGCGTCGCGGCGCTGCCgtcacattttaatttatgtcttaaaataatatttctatggaGGAcgtttatcatattaatatatattgttttcagtACATacgtttgatatatttaaaatatggcgTCAcgtacttaaataattatagtttctCTTCAATGTTAGCGTCTACGCGGTTTCCCTTCTGTTTAGATTTAAGGCATTAGTTAGTGAAGTTCCGTTGGATGTTTTCGATCCGTTCGTTCGTTCGATGAGCCTGGCGGGGCTGAGCTCGGCGGAACTACACTAGCCGAGTGCGTCGTCGAGACCGTGCAATAACGAATGATGAATAAATCGATTATTGGTAATCGATTCCATCACAATCCAAGTGCCATGCCGTTGAAGACCTTCGTACGTTAGGACTTTTCCAATGTATAGTAgatgaataaagttttttataaatatttctcgtGCCGTCGgatctgttattttttaaacgtaacGTTTTGTACACCTTAAGAAGCCACGAATCAAAACAGGGAATCTCTTACTATACATCTCTATAGAAACACGTTTGTAATCTGTAGcacttatatattgtatagttCGTTCGTTCTTTCTGTCGTTCTTTCGTTCACTCGTTCACTAGTTGAATGATGTAGGTTAAAGTAAGTCATAGAGGAAGCCTTGTACTTGTAAGCAGTTGATGTTTCGATTTAGCTGAGAGTAGTTGTTGATGCGGCCGATAGACGAATATATAGCGGAATAAAGTTAAGTAAATGATGCGGCTCATAATGTTACTAGACAAGAATAATATTCAGTTTAGAATCAGCTGGTAGTGTTGTAAAGTTGAAGAACATCGGTAGACATCGGTAGTGACAGTCACGGAGGTAGTTGGTAGGTGAATGTTATGAGTAGTTCGCGCCACCTCTTGCCATGTGTCACTGTATGTATGTCAGTTTGTTCCCATATACCTcagaattatttgaaatttcggcctaaattatatgtttaatgagATACATATATCCTCAATGTAACTCGCACTCGACGATTCCAGTTCGGTTTTGTTTTTCCTGATAACAGCTCGTTggatatatcaaataatggCAACACTGTCATAATATACATGAGGTTTGTTCAAAATACGCACATGTgatgtgatttaaataaaattagtagaAACTTCATTGATCCGAATGATCTCTTATAGTAAGGCGCGTTCACACTGACCGCGTCTAGTACGGCTCATGTTCTAAGGTGTATGGATATCGTGACTGCTTTATAACATCTGTGTAAACTAGGTTGAATCTCCACAGTTCAAGGTCGAAACTTGTATGTCTCGTAATTAGTGATACCTTTGCCAATTAGTCCCCTAAGAATCGTATCGTAGTGAGCAGCTTTTATTTGCttctgatatatttaattgtaaagataataaaatgatatatatggACTAAGAATTGatacttttttctatataaatatattttttctcgttaAAACGTGGTAGGCATATGGTATAtggttataaaactatatttcaaCCCTGGGAACGTCTTTAGGTCCGAGTTCAGATTCTAACTTAGCACCATGATACACGATTTCTGAACGAAGATACGCCAAACTGTCGGTGTTTAAGTTGTTGATCAGAACCCGTGCTAAGgacataatttttcttatattttctctAACATAAGAgcaatattgaatttaaattgaaaatacaatGACGCGATAAGGATTCGAACTAGCGACTTGTGCGCTCAGTGCGGGTTAGCGTCGGCACCCTACATACTACATGAACtggttttcattaataaaatacgcacataatatttatttaggtcattgaatgaaaaacgggAGACGCTtggtatgtagtgtgacgtgCAAACATGTGCTAGGCACACTGGAATACGTTTGTTCTCGATGACTTATCATTGTATGTCATCCGtacaaatattgttatgtgaagtttaattttatttatttattatctgaaaACTGTGTAACTGTACCGCGAAaactaactttttataaaaagaaaaatgttaatttgcacaaaaatataaataaaattataataagtaagttAAAAGAGTCGGTGAATTTGTAAGCATTTGGTAAAAAGGTCTTTCATCCTACTTCCTACCACATTAAAAATCTACTTTTGAATCTTTTTAGATGttggaatataaaaacaatttttttaatatatttggtcTCGCTAATATTCCCCCCTTTTTAATACAGATGCtgtattttcataaatctaCAATAATGAATTTCCATGTTATCAAATATGTTAGATTTAGTATGAAATGCACATTACTGTAATATAGGGAGTTGGCTCCTGGCAAACGATACATTAGTATAAAGGTTTTTCTAAAAGAATGTAAgtgcaataaatttttaatatatataagtaatgttCTTAGCGACTTTTCCTTTTAAATGTTCGtcttcaaaaagaaaaaaaacgttaTCTTACCGCTTCCATTGTTATTTAGTAGATGTAAGATTTGTTCACTCCGCTTATATATACGACTTTGATTCATAAGAGTGAGCTAAATCAAGATAaatcaacatatatatatgtatatgttccCAATAACAGGAACATTGATAATAACACTAAGCGGAGTGTAACTAGTGATTGGCACATTTCTTATGATATACTTCTAAGTATTTCGAAATGGGTTGTGAGTAAGGAAGGGCTTTTGCACGTTATATTTAGGGATTTTAATATCACGGGCCgtctagtttttatattatctgtggatATCGTCATTCATGTCATCAAATACATGTTATGTAACCTCAAATAATAACCACagagtataaattaaatggtttgtttttttttatctatattattttttgtctacGCACTGTATAGTTTAGgattaatctttattaatgctttgtttttttataacgtcAAATCGACTAACACGTTTgtctatcatatatatatttatttgtaaataaaacatgtgtcggatgatttatttgtttatatatatattaattaataaaaaatcaaatattcaaGGCATGTAGTGATATCGTAAAGACATCTAACACTTAACGTTATTGATAAAAGTCATCTCAACTGCCAATACAATGTTTTTGTACTTATTCGAATATATTATACGTTATTTAGttcatagatttattaattatgtggagcttttatttattgtttttttttttcaatctcgGATTGTATTCTGTAGTTTTTATGAACAAGTAACTTCTGTGTAATATCACACTCGTGTAATTGTTTTAGGCGatgttgttttgtttctttgtttgttattCTCCTGGACGGCTCTCACTCTGTATAGTTCTAGTCATTTTTAATTCCTGTGTTGTATGAATCCTCGTATGCCAGCGTCCGTAGACAATATACCCATTATTAATGTTACGTATCTATTATATGGAAACttatctataaaatttgatGTCTGTTCtatgtgtgttttattttaaatgtcctTTTAGTTTATGAGCGAGTTTGAGAATATTTAAGGATAAATGcttctgatattttattaataattggaATATTCCAGTCGTGTCTGTCATTCTACCCGTCGCTGGGCAGAAATTAAGTCGTAGGCGATAAACGCAGTATGTCAGTATCAGAAACCTCACGCTTCCGGCTGTTGTGCGTGCCATGGTAGAGAGTGGGTCAAGGTGGTGTGCCGTTTCAACGTTTTGCGAGGCTGTGATGATCGCAAAGGAGGTGGGGGAAAGGGAGAGAGGGGTTTCTCCTTTCTCCCTCCCGCAGCAGACGGATCGGGCGCCGTGTTGTGGCCGAAATCCGGACATCATAGGGTGCGGCTTGCATATGGCAGGTTCGGGGCATCTTGTCACTCATAGATGAGTGTTGCGGCCGGGTGACGGCTACAGGATGGGTGATGCGGCCCGCCTGATCAACTAGTGGGCCAATACCTGTCGGGGGGATAGCGACGAATGCTTGAGCGATACCCTCCGATAGACGGGTACATGAGGAACGTGGGATGGTTTTTGAATCCGACAGTTCCCTTCGCCCTTCCCCGAGGGCGGTGGGACCCCATTAGGATAATCCAACCtgacaccaaaaaaaaaaatcagtatcAGTCCATTCATTCTAGCCTTGAATACACCCATATAATAACTCGAAggaaacagacagacaaacttACAAACTTTCTCTGTGCCCATAATAAAGAAGGAAGCGTTTCGGTTCGTCCAGATACGAGGAAGATCTACAATGAAAGGATAAAGTGCATCGAGTGTCTCGTTGTCCAATGATGATAAAATACAACCATAATTCTTTAATTCCGTTGCCATGTTCTCGTGTAAAAATAATCGAGccttaaaaagttttactggactttttttatcattaaaaactttatcaataaatatctctTTGTATTTTCCTGTCGATGTTCTTAATTTACTTGTCATCCGAATTCCGTATTTTGACAAACCCAAAAAAAGGATACGTCAACGATcaacaaaatgtaaaataagtaAGAAATATGTAAAGAAACAATAACATAGAACAGAAACTGTTGTACTCCACGAATTATAAGTaacaatcatttttaatagtaactaGCAAGCATGTTCCGACAAATGACGCTCCTCCTGAGATCAAACAATGTCTCATCGCAAACTATAGCTAAATACCAGAATTATGTAATGTCCGAGGCTTTGGCGCATCTCGAACGGGAATGTGAGAAATACTGTCCAGTTCCAAGATTTCCACctaaaaaagtttgtattatataaagcaTTTTAACGTCTAGATGTAATTCTATGTTAGACGATTTTTgctatattaaagtttttatcatTCTTGATGATAAGGTGACCGTTGTCGGCGCTGGTAGCGACGTCGGTTGTGTTGCCTCACTGTTCCTTAAACAGGAAAAGCTTATAAAGACACTGGCTTTATATGATGATGACCCAAATAACAAAGTACTTGGTATGGCTACCGACGTGGCTCACATAGACACCAGCACAGAGGTCGAAGCGTATCAAGGAAGAGCCTACCTAAAGACAGCCCTATGGgtactgaaatataaaataataatattatactacgAGAATTAATGTAACTTGTAAGctacattttcatttagtgGATTATGTTGAAGACCCTACTTGAAAAGATCTTATCGAACCTACCCATGTGGAAAGTTTCCATGTTTACTACATCGTGGGTTCCTATACTGACCcgttaatatcatattattataggcAAATGCTCGTCAAGAGCACATATTTCAGTAgggtttattttgatttacgtAGTTAGGTAAATCAAATCTGTTGTTGATACCAGGTAAATATTCGtgacataatgagatctaagactttgaaactaatatttttcggattactacgcgtattttatttcgaGAAAtttcgtccgcccgtgatcacggttgctgcaaagtaaccgaaacgtcaagagtatgtagtttttaaaaataataaaatacgcgtagtaatccgaaaaatattagtttcatttaaatatccgTGACCTTCTGAGTCAACACAATCTTCCAGGACGCGGATGTAGTTCTCATCTGCGGCGGTCATTACGTGATGCCGCCTTGTTGCAATATTGAAGACAGAGATCTCTTTTTCGAGAACCTCCAGCATGTGCGAACAGTGACCATAGCCTGCGCTGAATTTTGTCCCCACGCAATAATAGCTATCCAGACTCCCCCTGTTGATTGCAACTTTGCGCTATGTATACATGTTAGTAATTGTAATCCACGAACACATTAATCGAGTTCATATTTATACTCAAAATCTGAGTTAAACTAGCTGGTTACCGGTTATGACAATTGTGTATCCCCAGACTTTGCAACTAGCTAGAGTTTACGATAAGCGGAAGGTTCTTGGTGTAAACGCTATAAACTCTATGAGAGCCAACCAGCTGTTCTGCTCCATAACGGGATCTGACCCATCGACGAGGTCGACTCCCGTCATCTGTGGAACCGGCCGATGTACCAGAGTCCCTGTGTTCTCCGCTGGTAATGCTAGCAATTTCCCACAGGTATCGTATTTTGCGGAGTTCATTATGATTCTATTTTATGATTCTATGTTACGTTCCTATTATTCTATTATGATTCTATGttactttctttttttgtacattagttatgatgcaattttattttttgaagtaTTCAGCAGTGAAATTCCAATATTACTgttatgttttt
The genomic region above belongs to Danaus plexippus chromosome 4, MEX_DaPlex, whole genome shotgun sequence and contains:
- the LOC116768371 gene encoding malate dehydrogenase-like, which encodes MFRQMTLLLRSNNVSSQTIAKYQNYVMSEALAHLERECEKYCPVPRFPPKKVTVVGAGSDVGCVASLFLKQEKLIKTLALYDDDPNNKVLGMATDVAHIDTSTEVEAYQGRAYLKTALWDADVVLICGGHYVMPPCCNIEDRDLFFENLQHVRTVTIACAEFCPHAIIAIQTPPVDCNFALCIHTLQLARVYDKRKVLGVNAINSMRANQLFCSITGSDPSTRSTPVICGTGRCTRVPVFSAGNASNFPQTQVDCLTRLVREADDIICKVKSNSEQGHLSIGFATARFVVNIMKGLFEKPTFIDSALVEQAHPEKCYNMTICATPVTVGKNGIQDYAVPNLNEAETRLLEDSKCDLEDMLNLGRCHAVGDEYFVHPAKICPGCYCTPCRVCEPCMRKKTQT